Proteins from one Plasmodium yoelii strain 17X genome assembly, chromosome: 2 genomic window:
- a CDS encoding PIR protein → MDDNLCGQIDFLRKYLPDDSGNTKPLDFYGYERFENYCPSKNCHNDIEKITIGFLWLLEQYFTEYPPKGNTIGDAKPFFLYIILWLSYKLNQNTEETFTTINDFYTDHIKNGGKYSNFNKDSNRFPFLEEFIEKNKDLLNIDIKDLSKFYDASKLICSMHANKSMNTDGNKLLNDATMFVKTYAELKGGSNTEDTSNNQILPALSADYNNIKEKFKHIQTIPEITADVSALISRVTSSSSSTGNKLFTVLSIFGAIAFFLGISYKYSLFGFRKRAKKQYLREKIKNIKKKMNR, encoded by the exons ATGGATGATAATCTA tgTGGACAAATTGATTTTTTGAGGAAGTATTTACCTGATGATTCGGGCAATACTAAACCACTTGATTTTTATGGATATGAGCGTTTCGAAAATTACTGTCCTAGTAAAAACTGTCATAATGATATCGAAAAAATTACGATTGGATTTTTATGGTTACTTGAACAATATTTTACTGAATACCCACCTAAAGGTAATACTATAGGCGATGCCAAAccattttttctatatattattttatggttaagttacaAATTAAATCAAAACACAGAGGAAACGTTCACCACAATAAACGATTTTTATACtgatcatataaaaaatggtgGTAAATATAGTAATTTTAATAAGGATTCCAATAGATTTCCATTTCTTGAGGAAttcatagaaaaaaataaagatttgttgaatattgatattaaagatctttctaaattttatgatgcatccAAATTAATATGTAGTATGCATGCTAATAAATCCATGAATACAGATGGCAACAAACTGTTAAATGATGCTACTATGTTTGTTAAAACATATGCAGAGCTCAAAGGTGGCAGTAATACTGAAGATACCTCAAATAATCAAATATTGCCTGCTTTATCAgctgattataataatataaaagagAAATTTAAACATATCCAAACTATTCCAGAGATAACAGCAGACGTTTCTGCACTAATATCTAGAgttacatcatcaagttcgtcgacaggaaacaaattatttacagttttatcgatatttggtgcaatagcattttttttaggaatttcttataag tattcgttatttggatttcggaaacgagctaaaaaacaatatttaagagaaaaaataaaaaatataaagaagaaaatgaatcgttaa
- a CDS encoding PIR protein has translation MNDTLCSKFDFMRKHLPDKLGEDSILDFYQIENIKKYCPDENCDTDFDKNTAGFLWLLGECYSTVIDKSYKENNTNVFFLYMISWFSYKLNQITGNKFTKINDLYTNYVKNSGKYEAFITDAYRIGDLKGFMDERNDLLNINIEDLSKFYDAFNLLCIMYGRVAQNKKDDKLLNDAKDFVKKYQELNRYSNNTDVSSYRQILSSLSTNYDDLKIKCKNDQTLPEIPASIYALTSEDTSSSSIGNKLFTVLSIFGAIAFFLGISYKYSLFGFRKRAQKQYLREKIKNIKKKMNH, from the exons ATGAATGATACTCTA tgTTCAAAATTTGATTTTATGAGGAAACATTTACCCGATAAATTAGGCGAAGATTCAATACTcgatttttatcaaattgaGAATATCAAGAAATATTGCCCTGATGAAAACTGCGATACTGATTTCGATAAAAATACGGCTGGATTTTTATGGTTACTTGGAGAATGTTATTCTACAGTAATAGATAAAagttataaagaaaataatactaatgtattttttttatatatgatttCATGGTTTAGTTACAAATTGAATCAAATAACAGGGAACAAATTCactaaaataaatgatttgTATACtaattatgtaaaaaatagtGGTAAATATGAAGCATTTATAACTGATGCATATAGAATTGGAGATCTTAAGGGATTCATGGATGAACGAAATGATTTGCTGAATATTAACATTGAAGAtctgtctaaattttatgatgcatttaatttattatgtatTATGTATGGTAGGGTTGCACAGAATAAAAAAGATGACAAACTGTTAAATGATGCGAAAGATTTTGTCAAAAAATATCAAGAACTTAATAGATATTCTAATAATACTGATGTCAGTTCATATAGACAAATATTGTCTAGTTTATCAACTAATTATgatgatttaaaaattaaatgtaaAAATGATCAAACGCTTCCAGAGATACCAGCAAGCATTTATGCACTAACATCTGAAGACACATCAAGTTCATCGATaggaaacaaattatttacagttttatcgatatttggtgcaatagcattttttttaggaatttcttacaag tattcgttatttggatttcggaaacgagctcaaaaacaatatttaagagaaaaaataaaaaatataaagaagaaaatgaatcattaa
- a CDS encoding PIR protein — MDYQLCGRFDKLRNYLPDDLSKPKNDDIHSLGSIKDYCSNVESEGTGCKTDLDKINGGCLWLLEQNIINNIDSLSKDQFKIIIIYIMIWLSYMVNLKKDDEITNLNDFYTKYIETNTHYNNCKKRKNNYYDDCSSSLKDKMGYNNFKDFIEKNEYLKNIGINMSNFYAAFKSLCNMYTELDANETKCKKCLENAKEFVKKYDELNKNPNITKDSPYYQVLSTLSNDYDNFKNYCTENKVDCSDIPSISPINTKENSVQRSAHNHVQNSGVTSSNSSVTNKLVPVLSIIIIAIPIFFGIFYKYSLFGFRKRFQKQKLREKLKK; from the exons ATGGATTATCAGCtg tgtggaAGGTTTGATAAATTGAGAAACTATTTACCCGATGACTTAAGCAAAcctaaaaatgatgatattcATAGTTTAGGGAGTATTAAAGATTATTGCTCTAATGTAGAATCAGAGGGAACAGGATGTAAGACTGATctcgataaaataaatggtgGATGTCTATGGTTGCTCGagcaaaatattattaataatattgacAGTTTAAGTAAGGatcaatttaaaattattattatatacattatgatatggttaagttatatggtAAACCTAAAGAAAGATGATGAAATCACCAATCTAAacgatttttatactaaatatatagaaactAATACgcattataataattgtaaaaaaagaaaaaataattattatgatgATTGTAGTAGTTcattaaaagataaaatgggatataataattttaaggaTTTCATAGAAAAAAACGAATATTTGAAGAATATTGGTATTAATATGTCTAATTTTTATGctgcatttaaatcattatgtaataTGTACACTGAACTTGATGCAAACGAGACCAAATGTAAGAAATGTTTAGAAAATGCTAaagaatttgttaaaaaatatgatgaactTAACAAAAATCCTAATATTACTAAAGATAGTCCCTATTATCAAgtattgtctacattatcaaatgattatgataattttaaaaattactGTACTGAAAATAAAGTTGATTGTAGCGATATTCCATCCATTTCACCGATAAATACAAAAGAAAATAGTGTACAACGTTCTGCACATAATCATGTACAGAATTCTGGAGTTACATCATCAAATTCGTCGGTAACAAACAAATTAGttccagttttatcgataatTATTATTGCAATACCAATATTCTTtggaattttttataag tattcgttatttggatttcggaaacgatttcaaaaacaaaaattaagagaaaagctaaaaaaataa
- a CDS encoding PIR protein: protein MDYRLCARFDKLRSYLPDELNISTSNDIHSLGNAKNYCPNRDSGETECKTDLDKINAGCLWLFEQNIVNRISTLSKDHSKVFIVYVMIWLDHMLNLKKNEKIKNLNDFYEGHIKNNTHYTKCNKKNNNNYEDCSNKLNDKTGYNNFKEFIEKNEYLMNIGINDMSKFYDAFKPLCNMYTELNANDASDKRYLKNAKEFVKKYDELNNPNNTKDSAYYQVLSTLSSDYNNFKKYCDDNNVDCNDIPLLPEIKTTNNPVQDSGQKIEATSSSSSITNKLIPVLSIIVAIPIFLGIFYKYSLFGFRKRTQKQHLRKKLKK, encoded by the exons atgGATTATCGCCtg tgtgcAAGGTTTGATAAATTGAGAAGCTATTTACCCGATGAATTAAACATATCTACAAGTAATGATATTCATAGTTTAGGGAATGCTAAGAATTATTGCCCTAATAGAGATTCAGGGGAAACAGAATGTAAGACTGATCTCGATAAGATaaatgctggatgtttatggCTATTCGAGCAAAATATTGTTAATAGGATTAGTACTTTAAGTAAAGATCACTCTAAAGTGTTTATTGTATACGTCATGATATGGTTAGATcatatgttaaacctaaagaaaaatgaaaaaataaaaaacctaaatgatttttatgaAGGACATATAAAGAATAATACGCATTATACTAagtgtaataaaaaaaataataataattatgaagattgtagtaataaattaaatgataaaacgggatataataattttaaggaGTTCATAGAAAAAAACGAGTATTTGATGAATATTGGTATTAATgatatgtctaaattttatgatgcatttaagccattatgtaacatgtataCTGAACTTAATGCAAACGACGCATCAGATAAgagatatttaaaaaatgctaaagaatttgttaaaaaatatgatgaactTAACAATCCTAATAATACTAAAGATAGCGCCTATTATCAAGTGttgtctacattatcaagtgattataataattttaaaaaatattgtgaTGATAATAACGTTGATTGTAACGATATACCACTCCTTCCAGAGATAAAAACAACAAACAATCCTGTACAAGATTCTGGACAAAAAATTGAAGctacatcatcaagttcgtcgataacaaacaaattaattccagttttatcgataatTGTTGCAATACCAATATTCTTgggaattttttataag tattcgttatttggatttcggaaacgaacccaaaaacaacatttaagaaaaaaactaaaaaaataa
- a CDS encoding fam-a protein: MNKFYIQIVFFLLIISLCVDNKTHETELAPEKYTMPQSKKYTKPKSKKYAKSKSTKRYLTSEEIYEKNKHLLRHTLIKKCEYTVDDPNKYNELVNMFWDPDSSDYLYAGSVKRKIVRVYSPNLVMIQQRSKSQLLRRQKYFYALAANFKISENKTIIVMASANINDHNRKNVKLFRNTIIENPNSFKADIDSEDDIRNGRLQKMFVNLNGYIVEKKNGRVYITYINSVDEYDSI, encoded by the exons ATGAAtaagttttatattcaaattgttTTCTTTCTTTTAATCATCTCCCTATGTGTGGATAATAAAACCCATGAAACTGAGCTTGCTCCAGAAAAATATACAATGCCccaatcaaaaaaatatacaaaacccaaatcaaaaaaatatgcaaaatcCAAATCAACAAAACGTTATCTTAC TTCagaagaaatatatgaaaaaaacaagcACCTATTAC GTCATAcacttattaaaaaatgtgaataCACAGTTGATGACCCGAATAAG TATAATGAATTAGTAAACATGTTTTGGGATCCCGATAGTAGCGATTATTTGTATGCAGGCTCGGTTAAAA GAAAAATTGTCCGTGTATACAGTCCAAATTTAGTAATGATACAACAACGTTCCAAAAGTCAGCTTTTGAGGCGtcagaaatatttttatgctttagctgcaaattttaaa ataTCAGAAAACAAAACTATAATTGTCATGGCTTcagcaaatataaatgatcacAACCGTAAAAATGTGAAATTATTTCGAAACACAATTATAGAAAATCCAAATTCATTCAAAGCTGACATTGATTCTGAAGATGATATTAGAAATGGAAGATTACAAAAAATGTTCGTTAACTTAAATGGATATattgttgaaaaaaaaaacggcCGTGTTTATATCACTTATATCAACTCT GTTGATGAATATGATTCCATTTAA
- a CDS encoding PIR protein — protein MDNQICLRFDKLRSYLPDDLNNSTSKDIHGLGNIKNYCPIVGSENKCKTEADKINAGFLWLFEQNIINRITGFKGSSDKKHKVFIIYIMIWLSYMLSLKKVNNINNLNEFYELHIKDNTHYNTCKKYKNNNYNDCSNSLKDKTGYNNFKEFIEANKCLMNIGIDDVSNLYAALKSLCKMYTEVDANDRTSKNYLVKANEFVKKYDELNKHPNITKYSPYYQVLSTLSNDYNNFKNYCKENQFDCDDIQSISPIKIKENSIQDSGQKSEVTSSSSSITNKLIPVLSIIVAIPIFLGIFYKYSLFGFRKRFQKQKLREKLKK, from the exons atggatAACCAAAta tgttTGAGGTTTGATAAATTGAGAAGCTATTTACCCGATGACTTAAACAATTCTACAAGTAAAGATATTCACGGTTTaggaaatattaaaaattattgtcCTATTGTAGGTTcagaaaataaatgtaaaactGAGgctgataaaataaatgctgGATTTCTATGGTTGTTCGagcaaaatattattaataggATTACTGGTTTTAAGGGTTCTAGTGATAAAAAGCATAAAgtgtttattatatacattatgatatggttaagttatatgttaagtCTAAAGAAAGTCAATAACATCAACAACCtaaatgaattttatgaATTGCATATAAAGGATAATACGCATTATAATacttgtaaaaaatataaaaataataattataatgattGTAGTAATTCattaaaagataaaacaggatataataattttaaggaGTTCATAGAAGCAAACAAATGTTTGATGAATATTGGTATTGATGATGTGTCTAATTTGTATGCTGCATtaaaatcattatgtaaaaTGTATACTGAAGTTGATGCAAACGATAGAACaagtaaaaattatttagtaaaagctaatgaatttgttaaaaaatatgatgaactTAACAAACATCCTAATATTACTAAATATAGTCCCTATTATCAAgtattgtctacattatcaaatgattataataattttaaaaattattgtaaGGAGAATCAATTTGATTGCGACGATATTCAATCCATTTCAccgataaaaataaaagaaaatagtaTACAAGATTCTGGACAAAAATCTGAAgttacatcatcaagttcgtcgataacaaacaaattaattccagttttatcgataatTGTTGCAATACCAATATTCTTgggaattttttataag tattcgttatttggatttcggaaacgatttcaaaaacaaaaattaagagaaaagctaaaaaaataa
- a CDS encoding PIR protein, producing the protein MDKTLCEKFDELKKSLPDELKNHALVDFNKNENIKYYCSNGESGKTDCETDLDQIKAGCLWLFEQLFLENKKNISTVEYIIIWLSYKLNQKTYDEIKNLNDFYEAHIKNNTHYINCKQGGVNCSDSLKKNIGYKNYKEIINGRKGLLNTNFEYMSKFYDAFKPLCNVYTELGGRNTISEKSLENAKNFVEKYKELNEDSIISGDSSYKQVLSTLLNDYNNLTIFCDSNGIDCNKILSLIPTETEESDMLSSEEICYVTPPSLSIVKKLILALLIFSVISIFFGIFFKCSLFVLRKRAQKQYLREKLKK; encoded by the exons ATGGATAAAACCCTG TGTGAAAAGTTTGATGAGTTAAAAAAAAGCTTACccgatgaattaaaaaacCATGCATTAGTcgattttaataaaaatgaaaatattaagtATTACTGCTCTAATGGAGAATCAGGGAAAACAGACTGTGAGACAGATCTCGATCAAATTAAGGCTGGATGTTTATGGTTGTTTGAGCAATTGTttttggaaaataaaaaaaatatcagtacagttgaatacattatcatatggttaagttataaactaaATCAAAAGACGTATGACGAAATCAAGAAtctaaatgatttttatgaAGCGCACATAAAGAATAATACGCATTATATTAATTGTAAACAAGGTGGTGTAAATTGTAGtgattcattaaaaaaaaatataggttataaaaattataaggaaATCATAAATGGAAGAAAGGGATTGTTGAATACTAATTTTGAGtatatgtctaaattttatgatgcatttaaaccATTATGTAACGTGTATACTGAACTTGGTGGAAGAAACACAATATCTGAGAAATCTTTAGAAAATGCTAAAAAttttgttgaaaaatataaagaacttAATGAAGATTCTATAATTAGTGGAGACAGTTCATATAAACAAgtattgtctacattattaaatgattataataatttaacaattttttgtGATAGTAATGGCATTGATTGTAACAAAATTCTATCCCTTATCCCGACAGAAACAGAAGAAAGTGATATGCTAAGTTCTGAAGAGATTTGTTATGTTACACCACCAAGTTTGTCgatagtaaaaaaattaattctagctttattaatattcagTGTAATATCAATCTTTTttggaattttttttaag tgtTCGTTATTTGTATTACGGAAAAGAgctcaaaaacaatatttaagagaaaagctaaaaaaataa
- a CDS encoding PIR protein — protein sequence MDSEICKNFIYVTTKFPDKLDTDGKYYFNDDGHFKQYCSNQNCVNELEKISAGCLYLFDTFFKDSSVFESVAKSNINIVDYIIIWLSYMLNLKPPGTKSHLEHFYETNINNDKYTKPIDNVEGCSNYKALIDKTNLMNMDIKYISKFYEIFKLLCEMYTEFDESKKNCAECSKKASQFASKFKELSENSDITSNSPYNKVLCILSNDYNKLKKKCNDSSLFPTIDKTKITIKCPEQFSEVTSSSSTANKLFIVLSIFGAIAIFLGISYKYSLFGFRKRFQKQKLREKIKNIKKRMNH from the exons ATGGATAGCGAAAta tgTAAGAATTTCATTTATGTAACGACAAAATTTCCAGATAAATTGGACACTGACGgaaagtattattttaatgatGATGGACATTTCAAACAGTATTGTAGTAATCAAAATTGTGTTAATGAGCTCGAAAAAATTAGTGCTGggtgtttatatttgtttgataCATTCTTTAAGGATTCTTCTGTGTTTGAGTCTGTTGCAAAAAGTAacatcaatattgttgattatattatcatatggttaagttatatgttaaacctaaaACCACCAGGAACTAAGAGCCATTTAGAACATTTTTatgaaacaaatataaataatgataagtATACAAAGCCTATAGACAATGTTGAAGGTTGTAGTAATTATAAAGCACTTATAGATAAAACAAATCTGATGAATATggatattaaatatatatctaaattttatgaaatatttaaattattatgtgaaaTGTATACTGAATTTGATGAAAGCAAGAAAAATTGCGCAGAATGTTCGAAAAAAGCTAGTCAATTTGCTAGCAAATTTAAAGAACTTAGTGAAAATTCTGATATTACTAGTAATAGCCCCTATAATAAAGTATTGTGtattttatcaaatgattataataagttaaaaaagaaatgtaACGATAGTTCATTGTTTCCAACGAtagataaaacaaaaattactATAAAATGTCCTGAACAATTTTCTGAAGTtacatcaagttcgtcgacagcaaacaaattatttatagttttatcgatatttggtgcaatagcaatttttttgggaatttcttataag tattcgttatttggatttcggaaacgatttcaaaaacaaaaattaagagaaaaaataaaaaatataaagaagagaatgaatcattaa
- a CDS encoding PIR protein codes for MNKQMCEEFQKVRNSISDESEYKGIPEFDDDHFLNKYCDSNKCQSDYDRISAGCLYLLDQFYSDSGVLPRPSKSNPYIVDYILIWLSYMLNLTNSKEKDNITFFYNIYINSCSKYSTEMSEFMYNDHDYDNYKGLIDKRKEFLYMDSNIIPKFYEAFKLLCNLYNKLDYNNKNCENYLEGDNEFDKKYKELEQDTSNTGNGSYNKLLSTLLKDYNDFKKECKEILSSLSEKTKKKHGQTLVDSSEQDIYDLRQYSGQESVQYVDNSDATSSSSSIVSKLIPVLLIFGAIPILLGVSYKYSLFGFRKRFQKQKLREKLKK; via the exons atgaataagcaaatg tgTGAAGAGTTCCAGAAAGTAAGGAACTCGATTTCCGATGAATCGGAATATAAAGGAATCCCTGAATTTGATGAtgatcattttttaaataagtattgTGATAGTAATAAATGTCAAAGTGATTACGATAGAATAagtgctggatgtttatatttgttggatCAATTCTATAGCGATTCTGGTGTGTTACCCCGTCCTTCAAAAAGTAACCCCTATATTGTTGATTACattttgatatggttaagttatatgttaaacctgaCCAATAGTAAAGAAAAAGACAATATAacgtttttttataatatttacataaataGTTGTAGTAAGTATAGCACGGAAATGAGTGAATTCATGTATAATGATcatgattatgataattataagggtcttatagataaaagaaaggaatttttgtatatggatagtaatattatacctaaattttatgaagcatttaaattattatgtaatttgtataataaacttgattataacaataaaaattgcGAAAATTATTTGGAAGGTGATAAtgaatttgataaaaaatataaagaacttGAGCAAGATACTAGTAATACTGGAAATGgttcatataataaactattgTCCACTTTATTAAAGGATTataatgattttaaaaagGAATGTAAAGAAATTTTATCCTCGCTATcggaaaaaacaaaaaaaaaacatggaCAAACTCTTGTAGATAGTTCTGAACAAGATATATATGATTTGAGACAATATTCTGGACAAGAATCTGTACAATATGTAGATAATTCTGATGctacatcatcaagttcatCGATAGTaagcaaattaattccagttttattgatatttggtgcaataccaattttattgggagtttcttataag tattcattatttggatttcggaaacgatttcaaaaacaaaaattaagagaaaagctaaaaaaataa
- a CDS encoding PIR protein, translating into MNKEVCIRFKNVSKWLSHEVIKGIDTNFDEHFDENLKKYCNKGSCEEGSGDEGSCDEGSCDGPFDKISAGCLYLFDEFFGGYESFNDVAKRKINIVDYILIWLGYMLNLIIDKDNGSIETFYNTYINNYDKDNKYNKRITGVTGYETYNELVDIKEDLMSIDIKDMSKFYDAFILLCDICTGVNEENKNCDTFSEQAEEFVEKYDELNEEYYNGINSPYNQLLSTLSDDYYNLQSTCYDFPLLPTYSRKFVIKSTLIPIAFIFVAVSIFLGIAYKYSLLGFRKRSQKQCLRERIKNIKKKLIINKLF; encoded by the exons ATGAATAAAGAAGtg TGTATAAGATTCAAGAATGTAAGTAAATGGTTATCTCATGAAGTGATTAAAGGAATTGATACAAATTTTGATGAACattttgatgaaaatttgaaaaaatattgtaataaAGGATCATGTGAAGAAGGATCAGGTGATGAAGGATCATGTGATGAAGGATCATGTGATGGTcctttcgataaaattagtgctggatgtttatatttgtttgatgAGTTCTTTGGGGGGTATGAATCGTTTAATGATGTTGCAAAAAGAAAAatcaatattgttgattacattttgatatggttagggtatatgttaaaccttaTCATAGATAAAGACAATGGCAGTATAGAGactttttataatacatatataaataattatgataaagataataagtataataaGAGAATAACAGGTGTTACTGGTTATGAGACTTATAATGAACTTGTAGATATAAAAGAAGATTTGATGAGTattgatattaaagatatgtctaaattttatgatgcatttatattattatgtgacaTTTGTACTGGGgttaatgaagaaaataaaaattgcgATACATTTTCGGAACAAGCTGAAgaatttgttgaaaaatatgatgaactTAATGAAGAGTATTATAATGGTATAAACAGCCCCTATAATCAATTATTATCTACATTATCAgatgattattataatttacaaAGTACATGTTATGATTTTCCATTACTTCCAACATATTCACGAAAATTTGTAATAAAAAGCACACTAATTCCAAttgcatttatatttgttgcagtatcaattttcttgggaattgcatataag tattcgttacttggatttcggaaacgatctcaaaagCAATGTTTAAgagaaagaataaaaaatataaagaagaaactgatcattaataaattattctga
- a CDS encoding PIR protein: MNKEVCETLIPLRNSFSYEEKDGSYRFTDDNDYCNDVKCDSDNDKINARCLYIFNTFFKDKSEFEKIAKGNINIVEYIMIWLSYVLSLIKGKEDNNREHFYNTYIVGGDKYNNNIDYIVGYKSYKDLIDRNKYILSMDMSIISKLYDAFNTLCDIYIEHDTNNPNCVNYSEKANQFVETYKKIIIDHNIGENIRYFHVLINILTDYDNLKKNCEILPSTPDIKKIISEATSSSIASKLIPILSILVAIPIFLGIAYKYSLFGFRKRFQKQKLREKLKK; encoded by the exons atgaataaggaagtg TGTGAAACGTTAATTCCTTTAAGGAACTCGTTTTCCTATGAGGAAAAAGATGGAAGCTATAGATTTACAGATGATAATGATTACTGTAATGATGTAAAATGTGATAGTGATaacgataaaattaatgctagatgtttatatatttttaatacattCTTTAAGGATAAGTCTGAGTTTGAAAAGATTGCAAAAGGAAacatcaatattgttgaatacattatgatatggttaagttatgtGTTAAGCCTGATCAAAGGTAAAGAAGACAACAATAGAGagcatttttataatacatatatagtGGGTGGTGataagtataataataatatagattatATTGTTGGTTATAAGAgttataaggatcttatagatagaaataaatatattttaagtatGGATATGAgcattatatctaaattatatgatgcatttaataCATTATGTGACATATATATTGAGCATGATACAAACAACCCAAATTGCGTGAACTATTCGGAAAAAGCTAATCAATTTGttgaaacatataaaaaaattatcatagaTCATAACATTGGTGAAAATATACGCTATTTTCATGTattgattaatatattaactGATTAtgacaatttaaaaaaaaattgtgaaattTTACCATCCACTccagatataaaaaaaataatttctgAAGCTACATCAAGTTCGATAGCaagcaaattaattccaattttatcgatattagttgcaataccaattttcttgggaattgcttataag tattcgttatttgggtttcggaaacgatttcaaaaacaaaaattaagagaaaagctaaaaaaataa